TAACACAGACGCCACACAAAGGTTGTTTCGTTGGCAAATCGAGAgtgttggggaaggggggatTTTAGCCTTATCTAAGGCACTCGGAATTCCACACTGTGACATTTGTCTTTGTATCTTTTTCACCCGATTGCAAAACGCTTTCCATTACCATCAATTGGCGAACTAACCATGGGATCCAGGGATTATCTGCAGACCATATGGTTTCAATAAAAAAAGacaaataggacaggtagataggaaTTGTAGCCTACCTGTTATCAAAAAAACATTTGAATAATCCAATGTAAACTAAATATTACAGACATTGAAAGGCCATTAAATGTCGAGTCTCTATCTGAGCTATCCAAGCAGGTGTAAGTTTAAACCCATTACTTTTCTCTTGATTTTATCAGGTTTGTAATGCAATATTGTACTTGTTATGTTAAGTGAGAGTAAACACAAGCGAACAGTTGCTGTGGGAATGGTGGAGTTATCAGAAAGTGTTAGTCTCAAGGTGATTTAACAATAAAGCTGCCGTGTACCAGAGCAGGTGATACATGCCCTTGGCTGTGTGATTAATGCATCCCCAAACTCTCCACTTTACAATGTCTTGTAATTATTTATTAAAGGAAAtctatttattattattttagcAAACAGTGGTACCAGGTGGGGCTTTATTTTCGTCTTTAGCTTTTGTTTGAAGGGCGATTGAAGAGGCAATCTGAGCTTGCAAACTCGCTCACCAGATTTCTGTTGTTCATTCGCCCTGTTAAAAAACTGCCAGACTGCTCTTCAGTAAATAATGCAGgaagctggggggagggggggggggaggtggtgggtccACATTTAGGTGAACAACTTAAAAGAAAGCCTAGCTTTAGAAAAATTGTGAGGGATTAGCTAATAATTGTTAAGGCAAAGCAACGTGCCATGCGCTTCTGAAAACTCATGTGGCACATTTGAATCATGCGCTTTTGGTGACGCATTGCGCTGCCGAACTGCCCtctcccactgaacacagaccctgGCTCATTCCGAGCGGCTTTGCCGTCTTCACCCGGCTTTCCAGTCTCGCTTCTGGGCTGCCTGCTCCCCGGTGAGCCCACTCCGCTCTCAGCgaaagggggcggggggtgggggtgtgctcCCCGGCTTGGAACTTGCGCCTCTGTCCCCGGGCAGGcacaccctgtgctctctctctccaaaaaggGCATTTCAGCAATCGTCCAGCTCCAGGGTGCTCTGCTCACCTTGCCCGTTCCCGTCTCCCGCACCACCCCTCCCTGTCCAACTCTTCCCAAAGAATCGACGAGCGTTCAAAACGCTCAACTCCTCACTCTATAACCCCGAATCCCTTAAATTCGGCTTAACAGGAAAGTTCTCCCGGTTTAAGGACACCTCCAGGCAGATACGCCACCACTTGTCCTGCTCACACTGCGGATCCCGCACTCTATTCACCggattcggggtggggggggaacccCGAGAACAATTCCAACAGCATTTCCATTTCAGTCGTTTCCTATGGAGCAAAACTTTCCTTCGGGAAGAAAGATATTTTTGATCCAAACTTTctttcaatcctgagagtggtCAGTGTTGGAATTTACCATTGAAAGGGGATTTGGAAACATTCCACTTGCTGTGTTTcggtgactttttaaaaaaaaaaataaagaggtcGAATTCTTGTACGGAGGTGTAAATGTTTCGCTCtaactaatctctctctctctctctctgtgttcataTTGTGCGGATTGATTGCAGACAGGAGATTTAGTTGGGAGACGGTCTGGTCTGAGGAGATTTTCTGACATGCGACGCTTCAttatgacaccctgaccctccctTTGTCCTGCAGCCCCAGGGAGTGATCAggctgaaaggggagggggtgcgggacTCGTGTGGCCTCTCTCCAAcatcccaccgccccccaccaccccccctcacccacccccctcaccactttCCACCCAGTCTCATTAATTCGGGACACGTTCCAAGCGCACGCTACCCGCCCCCTCCTCCGGCGAGCCCGCAAGCCGCACACACGCTCCACACATTGGAAAGGAGGTGGTGGTCCCCTGTCCAACTGCAGGCAGCCACCTAcccgcacctccccccacccccccacctccaaaaaacacacacacacacacacacactcactcccccctcccctgctcgcattccaccctcaccctcagtcccaccgggggaggggagaaggggggggggtgtggagggagtggggtgtgtgtagggagggagggagggagcctaTATTGTCTTGGCCTGTGATATAAATCCACCCACCTTGCAGTCGTGTGCCGGACACGCAGGCATCACGAGAGGGACACTTCAACAGCTCAGCACATCCAGAGGAGGCccgcgggaggaggaggaggaggaggaggaggagggggagggggtgtgtgtgtgtgtgtgggggtcgagGACACAGGTGCGTGTGACCAtgccagccccccacccccccccacccaacccaacccaacccaaccaacCCAACCCGACCCGACCCGACCCGAGCGCCCTGGTTGGGGGCGCCCCATGGCGAGCGCTAACAACTCCCGCACTTCCACCAGGACCTTTCTATTGAAGTGGAGACGCGGGGCTTTCTTACCTGTTTGCAGCTAATCCTGACTCTTCTCTTTTTGGGCATTGAAAGTTTTATTGCCGCGTTTTCACGGTTTTGTCAGTAAATTCTCCTCCACTCTGAGCCTGGTGGAGGTGGAGTGTTTGTCTGGCTCTGTTCACGGTGCTGatatctgctctcactctctctctctatctctctccccacccctacccacccccacccccatatccCATCCAGGATGCCTCCCAAAACCGCCTGCTCTCCGGTATTATTCAGCAGCGAACCGGACAAGTACTTCACCCTCTCCGGGGGCGAAAGCAGCTCCTCCGGCTCCCCGCAGAACCCCCCGGCGGACCTGGGGCAGCCGAGACCCGGGGACGGGGCGGGGGGACCGGCCGCCGGCCCGGGGAAAGCGGAATCCCGCCGGAGGAAGACCCGGAGCCGCCCCAGGGTCAAAAGCGAAGCCGCGGCCACGAAGCAGCGGAGGAACCGGCGGATGAAGGCGAACGACCGCGAGCGGAATCGGATGCACCACCTGAACGACGCCCTGGACGCCCTGCGGGGTGTGCTGCCCACCTTCCCGGACGATACCAAGCTGACCAAAATCGAGACGCTCCGCTTCGCCCACAACTACATCTGGGCGCTGACCGAGACGCTGCGGTTGGCGGAGCAGGGGCGCCCGGAGGCTGAGCGCAGCGGCCGGGGGTCACCGTGCGAGCTGGGCAGCCCCCTCAGCCTGTGCTCCTCCCCGGGTTGGGACTCCCCCCGGTCCCTGCGCTCGCCCGGCTCCGCCGATGAGattttcctctccctccaagCGGAGCGCATCCACACCCTGCACAGCAGCACCCCCTTCAGCGGCTTTGCCTGACTCCGACCGGCCTGACTTTCCTGCTCATTGTGTAGTTTGTGCCTCGCGTATGTTTTGCTGTCTCaagctgtagagagagagagagggacagagatagagagagagagag
The DNA window shown above is from Carcharodon carcharias isolate sCarCar2 chromosome 28, sCarCar2.pri, whole genome shotgun sequence and carries:
- the LOC121270794 gene encoding neurogenin-1-like, translated to MPPKTACSPVLFSSEPDKYFTLSGGESSSSGSPQNPPADLGQPRPGDGAGGPAAGPGKAESRRRKTRSRPRVKSEAAATKQRRNRRMKANDRERNRMHHLNDALDALRGVLPTFPDDTKLTKIETLRFAHNYIWALTETLRLAEQGRPEAERSGRGSPCELGSPLSLCSSPGWDSPRSLRSPGSADEIFLSLQAERIHTLHSSTPFSGFA